The Malus sylvestris chromosome 12, drMalSylv7.2, whole genome shotgun sequence genome contains a region encoding:
- the LOC126593101 gene encoding uncharacterized protein LOC126593101: MAAQLSSTAQGGGGRRVKLACSWGWGLGLGLDQNMQLFTSIQPHKLLRRRRCLRSLDSTRLYSSSSSSSSSSSRNKAKRFNSEAHLFVGGGDHNEGDGVYGGDDDGGHVEYYERDDDLSCFRGLVLDISYRPVNVVCWKRAICLEFMEKADVLEYYDQTVNSPSGSYYIPAVLRVPHLLQIVKRRRIKNSLSRKNILCRDSFTCQYCSSRENLTIDHVFPIARGGQWKWDNLVTACARCNSKKGQKTLEEANMKLMKVPKAPKDYDILAIPLTSAAIKMLKMRKGTPEEWLQYLSNSKPPPSSEP; this comes from the exons ATGGCTGCACAGTTGTCGTCGACAGcacaaggaggaggaggacgacgagTGAAGTTGGCCTGTAGTTGGGGTTGGGGGCTGGGGTTGGGGTTGGATCAAAACATGCAGCTCTTCACATCAATCCAACCCCACAAGCTTCTCAGGCGCAGGCGCTGCCTCAGATCATTGGATTCTACCAGGCTTTactcttcgtcttcttcttcttcttcttcttcttctaggaaCAAGGCGAAACGCTTCAACTCCGAGGCCCATTTGTTTGTCGGTGGTGGTGATCATAATGAGGGAGACGGTGTTTATGGCGGTGACGACGATGGTGGTCATGTTGAGTACTATGAAAGGGACGATGACTTGTCTTGCTTCAGAGGTCTCGTCTTGGATATCTCCTACAG GCCGGTTAATGTTGTATGCTGGAAGCGTGCTATTTGCTTGGAATTCATGGAGAAG GCTGATGTACTTGAATACTATGACCAGACTGTAAATTCCCCAAGCGGATCCTACTACATCCCGGCTGTCCTAAGG GTTCCCCATTTACTGCAGATTGTaaagagaagaagaattaaGAACAGTCTCAGTCGTAAAAATATACTATGTCGGGACAGTTTCACTTGTCA ATACTGCTCTTCACGTGAAAACTTGACTATTGATCATGTTTTCCCAATTGCACGTGGTGGACAGTGGAAGTGGGATAATCTG GTCACCGCATGTGCAAGGTGCAACTCAAAGAAAGGTCAGAAGACGTTGGAAGAAGCAAATATGAAGCTGATGAAAGTCCCCAAG GCTCCGAAAGACTATGACATACTTGCAATACCACTAACAAGTGCAGCAATTAAAATGCTGAAAATGAGAAAGGGAACTCCAGAAGAGTGGCTCCAATATCTATCAAATTCCAAGCCCCCGCCTTCTTCAGAGCCATGA
- the LOC126593093 gene encoding pentatricopeptide repeat-containing protein At4g13650 isoform X2 produces the protein MSGSGCLKSLMLALTLHQFPDPLFFHRFPPLHFTTKPKPTSSFNLHKRFRGSVIRLSSPEEYTSNAAAANAHVLDDSLLHQNEGNNPKGIEFLHSMETRSVRANCQTYIWLLKGCSNSGSLLDSKKLHSRILKLGFDAEHVICDGLIDAYLAAGDLVGAVRVFDDVPYRSLFSWNNIIQVFLANKLTSQVLNFFSRMLADNVHPDETTFSRVLRACGGSNVHLQFVKQIHARVICHGFGTSLLVCNPLIDLYAKNGSVDAAKKVFDKLYIRDSVSWVAMISGLSQNGREKEAILLFIEMQTSDILPTPYVFSSVLSACAKIELFKMGEQLHGLIFKGGFSCETYVCNALVTLYSRSGNFISAEQIFKTMWHRDAVSYNSLISGLAQCGFSDRALELFKRMQIDCLRPDCVTIASLLSACAEIGALQKGKQLHSLAIKAGMSSDIILEGSLLDLYVKCSDVQTAYEFFLTTETENVVLWNVMLVAYGQLDDLDQSFRIFKQMHVEGMIPNQYTYPSILRTCTSVGALNLGEQIHTQVIKTGFHFNVYVCSVLIDMYAKHGELDTALRILRRLTADDVVSWTAMIAGYAQHDLFSESLILFEEMQRRGIQSDSIGFSSAISACAGIQALRQGRQIHAQSCVFGYSDDLSVGNALVTLYARCGRIQEAYRAFEATDSKDNMSWNGLISGFAQSGYYEEALQVFTRMNKAGIEANMFTFGSAVSAAANLTNIKQGQQIHATIIKTGSNSETEVSNALITLYSKCGSIDDAKREFSEMPEKNEISWNAMITGYSQHGRGIESIHLFERMKQLGIAPSHVTFVGVLTACSHIGLVNEGLGYFESMRKEHGLVPKPEHYACVVDLLGRAGSLSRARKFIEEMPVKPDAMIWRTLLSACITRKNTEIGEFAANHLLEVEPEDSATYVLLSNMYAVSGMWDRRDQTRQLMKERGVKKEPGRSWIEVKNSVHAFFVGDRLHPHADTIYEFLGDLNERAAEIGYVEDRSNLWNDIEQKQKDPTVYIHSEKLAISFGLLNLSNAVPIRVMKNLRVCNDCHNWIKYTSKICNRTIIVRDAYRFHHFKDGVCSCRDYW, from the exons ATGAGTGGCTCGGGCTGTCTCAAATCTTTGATGCTCGCTCTGACTCTCCACCAATTCCCCGACCCTCTCTTCTTCCATCGCTTCCCGCCGCTTCATTTCACAACCAAACCCAAACCCACCTCAAGTTTCAATCTTCACAAG CGCTTTCGTGGGAGTGTCATCCGGTTGAGCTCGCCAGAAGAATATACTAGTAATGCAGCAGCAGCCAATGCCCATGTCCTCGACGACTCTTTGCTTCATCAAAATGAAGGTAATAATCCAAAGGGGATTGAATTCCTGCATTCCATGGAAACACGTAGTGTTCGTGCTAATTGTCAGACATATATTTGGCTTTTAAAAGGCTGCTCCAATTCCGGTTCCTTGTTAGATTCTAAAAAGCTTCACTCTAGGATTCTGAAGCTGGGTTTTGATGCTGAACATGTAATATGCGATGGCCTTATTGATGCTTACCTTGCCGCTGGTGATTTAGTTGGCGCAGTTAGGGTTTTTGATGATGTGCCCTACAGAAGTTTGTTTTCATGGAATAACATAATTCAAGTGTTTCTTGCAAACAAGTTGACCAGTCAAGTATTGAATTTCTTTTCCCGAATGTTAGCAGATAATGTGCATCCTGATGAGACCACGTTTTCCAGGGTTTTAAGGGCATGCGGTGGCAGTAATGTTCATCTTCAATTTGTCAAACAGATTCATGCTAGGGTTATCTGTCATGGTTTTGGTACTAGTTTGCTTGTGTGTAATCCCTTGATTGATTTGTATGCCAAAAACGGGTCTGTAGATGCTGCTAAAAAGGTCTTTGATAAATTGTATATAAGGGATAGCGTTTCCTGGGTTGCCATGATTTCTGGTTTATCTCAGAATGGACGCGAAAAAGAAGCAATTCTCTTATTCATTGAGATGCAAACGTCAGATATTTTACCCACTCCTTATGTGTTCTCCAGCGTGCTAAGTGCCTGCGCCAAAATAGAGTTATTTAAGATGGGAGAGCAACTGCATGGCCTTATTTTCAAGGGGGGGTTTTCTTGTGAAACATATGTATGCAATGCACTTGTGACTTTATATTCCCGCTCAGGGAACTTTATATCTGCTGaacaaattttcaaaacaaTGTGGCACAGGGATGCAGTATCTTATAACTCACTGATCTCTGGGTTAGCTCAGTGCGGATTTAGTGATAGAGCATTGGAATTGTTCAAAAGAATGCAGATTGATTGTTTGAGACCAGACTGTGTTACAATTGCTAGTCTTTTGAGCGCATGCGCGGAAATTGGTGCTCTGCAGAAGGGAAAACAACTCCACTCACTTGCAATAAAAGCGGGAATGTCATCAGATATTATCCTTGAAGGTTCTCTGCTTGATCTTTATGTGAAATGCTCAGATGTGCAAACTGCCTATGAATTTTTCCTTACAACAGAGACAGAAAATGTGGTCCTGTGGAATGTGATGCTAGTTGCTTATGGTCAGTTGGATGATCTGGATCAATCATTTCGGATATTTAAGCAAATGCATGTTGAGGGCATGATTCCTAATCAGTACACCTACCCTAGTATTCTAAGAACCTGTACCTCTGTTGGAGCTCTCAATTTGGGAGAGCAGATACATACTCAAGTCATAAAAACTGGTTTTCATTTTAATGTTTATGTCTGTAGTGTGCTCATTGATATGTATGCTAAGCATGGGGAGCTGGATACTGCCCTGAGAATTCTCAGACGACTCACTGCAGATGACGTCGTCTCATGGACAGCTATGATAGCCGGGTATGCACAGCATGATCTATTTTCTGAATCTCTGATACTTTTTGAAGAAATGCAAAGGCGAGGGATTCAGTCTGACAGCATAGGTTTTTCAAGTGCAATAAGTGCATGTGCTGGTATTCAAGCACTTCGTCAAGGAAGACAAATTCATGCTCAGTCGTGTGTCTTTGGTTATTCAGATGATCTTTCAGTTGGAAATGCACTTGTTACCCTTTACGCTAGATGTGGTAGAATACAGGAAGCGTACCGAGCATTTGAGGCAACTGATTCTAAAGATAATATGTCATGGAATGGATTGATATCTGGGTTTGCACAGAGTGGGTACTATGAGGAAGCACTGCAGGTATTTACTCGGATGAATAAAGCTGGAATAGAAGCTAACATGTTCACATTTGGCTCTGCAGTTAGCGCTGCTGCTAACTTAACAAATATAAAACAAGGGCAGCAGATTCATGCCACAATTATAAAAACTGGCAGCAATTCCGAAACAGAGGTTTCCAATGCGTTAATCACATTGTATTCAAAGTGTGGTAGCATTGATGATGCCAAGAGAGAGTTTTCTGAAATGCCTGAAAAAAATGAGATTTCTTGGAATGCCATGATCACTGGCTATTCTCAACATGGGCGTGGTATTGAATCAATACACCTATTTGAGCGGATGAAACAACTTGGTATAGCACCAAGCCATGTCACATTTGTGGGGGTACTTACAGCCTGTAGCCATATAGGCTTGGTAAATGAAGGGCTTGGCTACTTTGAATCCATGAGAAAAGAGCATGGGTTAGTGCCTAAGCCTGAACACTATGCTTGCGTTGTTGATCTTCTAGGTAGAGCTGGTTCTCTGAGCCGTGCCAGAAAGTTTATAGAGGAGATGCCAGTGAAACCAGATGCAATGATTTGGAGGACTCTTTTAAGTGCTTGCATAACTCGCAAGAACACTGAAATTGGAGAGTTTGCTGCCAACCATCTTCTAGAAGTGGAACCTGAAGACTCAGCAACGTACGTGCTGCTATCCAATATGTATGCAGTGTCAGGAATGTGGGATCGTAGGGATCAGACGAGGCAATTGATGAAGGAAAGGGGTGTGAAGAAAGAGCCCGGTCGTAGCTGGATTGAGGTCAAGAATTCAGTTCATGCCTTCTTTGTCGGTGACCGACTGCACCCACATGCAGATACGATTTATGAATTCTTAGGGGATTTGAATGAGCGAGCAGCTGAAATTGGTTATGTTGAGGATCGTTCCAACCTTTGGAATGATATAGAACAGAAGCAGAAGGATCCAACGGTATATATTCACAGTGAGAAATTGGCAATTTCTTTTGGCCTACTCAACTTATCTAATGCCGTTCCTATACGTGTAATGAAGAATCTTCGTGTTTGCAATGATTGCCATAATTGGATCAAGTACACGTCAAAGATTTGTAATCGAACTATCATAGTACGAGATGCTTATCGTTTTCATCATTTCAAAGATGGTGTTTGTTCTTGTAGAGATTACTGGTAA
- the LOC126593093 gene encoding pentatricopeptide repeat-containing protein At4g13650 isoform X1 produces MSGSGCLKSLMLALTLHQFPDPLFFHRFPPLHFTTKPKPTSSFNLHKVRFRGSVIRLSSPEEYTSNAAAANAHVLDDSLLHQNEGNNPKGIEFLHSMETRSVRANCQTYIWLLKGCSNSGSLLDSKKLHSRILKLGFDAEHVICDGLIDAYLAAGDLVGAVRVFDDVPYRSLFSWNNIIQVFLANKLTSQVLNFFSRMLADNVHPDETTFSRVLRACGGSNVHLQFVKQIHARVICHGFGTSLLVCNPLIDLYAKNGSVDAAKKVFDKLYIRDSVSWVAMISGLSQNGREKEAILLFIEMQTSDILPTPYVFSSVLSACAKIELFKMGEQLHGLIFKGGFSCETYVCNALVTLYSRSGNFISAEQIFKTMWHRDAVSYNSLISGLAQCGFSDRALELFKRMQIDCLRPDCVTIASLLSACAEIGALQKGKQLHSLAIKAGMSSDIILEGSLLDLYVKCSDVQTAYEFFLTTETENVVLWNVMLVAYGQLDDLDQSFRIFKQMHVEGMIPNQYTYPSILRTCTSVGALNLGEQIHTQVIKTGFHFNVYVCSVLIDMYAKHGELDTALRILRRLTADDVVSWTAMIAGYAQHDLFSESLILFEEMQRRGIQSDSIGFSSAISACAGIQALRQGRQIHAQSCVFGYSDDLSVGNALVTLYARCGRIQEAYRAFEATDSKDNMSWNGLISGFAQSGYYEEALQVFTRMNKAGIEANMFTFGSAVSAAANLTNIKQGQQIHATIIKTGSNSETEVSNALITLYSKCGSIDDAKREFSEMPEKNEISWNAMITGYSQHGRGIESIHLFERMKQLGIAPSHVTFVGVLTACSHIGLVNEGLGYFESMRKEHGLVPKPEHYACVVDLLGRAGSLSRARKFIEEMPVKPDAMIWRTLLSACITRKNTEIGEFAANHLLEVEPEDSATYVLLSNMYAVSGMWDRRDQTRQLMKERGVKKEPGRSWIEVKNSVHAFFVGDRLHPHADTIYEFLGDLNERAAEIGYVEDRSNLWNDIEQKQKDPTVYIHSEKLAISFGLLNLSNAVPIRVMKNLRVCNDCHNWIKYTSKICNRTIIVRDAYRFHHFKDGVCSCRDYW; encoded by the exons ATGAGTGGCTCGGGCTGTCTCAAATCTTTGATGCTCGCTCTGACTCTCCACCAATTCCCCGACCCTCTCTTCTTCCATCGCTTCCCGCCGCTTCATTTCACAACCAAACCCAAACCCACCTCAAGTTTCAATCTTCACAAGGTT CGCTTTCGTGGGAGTGTCATCCGGTTGAGCTCGCCAGAAGAATATACTAGTAATGCAGCAGCAGCCAATGCCCATGTCCTCGACGACTCTTTGCTTCATCAAAATGAAGGTAATAATCCAAAGGGGATTGAATTCCTGCATTCCATGGAAACACGTAGTGTTCGTGCTAATTGTCAGACATATATTTGGCTTTTAAAAGGCTGCTCCAATTCCGGTTCCTTGTTAGATTCTAAAAAGCTTCACTCTAGGATTCTGAAGCTGGGTTTTGATGCTGAACATGTAATATGCGATGGCCTTATTGATGCTTACCTTGCCGCTGGTGATTTAGTTGGCGCAGTTAGGGTTTTTGATGATGTGCCCTACAGAAGTTTGTTTTCATGGAATAACATAATTCAAGTGTTTCTTGCAAACAAGTTGACCAGTCAAGTATTGAATTTCTTTTCCCGAATGTTAGCAGATAATGTGCATCCTGATGAGACCACGTTTTCCAGGGTTTTAAGGGCATGCGGTGGCAGTAATGTTCATCTTCAATTTGTCAAACAGATTCATGCTAGGGTTATCTGTCATGGTTTTGGTACTAGTTTGCTTGTGTGTAATCCCTTGATTGATTTGTATGCCAAAAACGGGTCTGTAGATGCTGCTAAAAAGGTCTTTGATAAATTGTATATAAGGGATAGCGTTTCCTGGGTTGCCATGATTTCTGGTTTATCTCAGAATGGACGCGAAAAAGAAGCAATTCTCTTATTCATTGAGATGCAAACGTCAGATATTTTACCCACTCCTTATGTGTTCTCCAGCGTGCTAAGTGCCTGCGCCAAAATAGAGTTATTTAAGATGGGAGAGCAACTGCATGGCCTTATTTTCAAGGGGGGGTTTTCTTGTGAAACATATGTATGCAATGCACTTGTGACTTTATATTCCCGCTCAGGGAACTTTATATCTGCTGaacaaattttcaaaacaaTGTGGCACAGGGATGCAGTATCTTATAACTCACTGATCTCTGGGTTAGCTCAGTGCGGATTTAGTGATAGAGCATTGGAATTGTTCAAAAGAATGCAGATTGATTGTTTGAGACCAGACTGTGTTACAATTGCTAGTCTTTTGAGCGCATGCGCGGAAATTGGTGCTCTGCAGAAGGGAAAACAACTCCACTCACTTGCAATAAAAGCGGGAATGTCATCAGATATTATCCTTGAAGGTTCTCTGCTTGATCTTTATGTGAAATGCTCAGATGTGCAAACTGCCTATGAATTTTTCCTTACAACAGAGACAGAAAATGTGGTCCTGTGGAATGTGATGCTAGTTGCTTATGGTCAGTTGGATGATCTGGATCAATCATTTCGGATATTTAAGCAAATGCATGTTGAGGGCATGATTCCTAATCAGTACACCTACCCTAGTATTCTAAGAACCTGTACCTCTGTTGGAGCTCTCAATTTGGGAGAGCAGATACATACTCAAGTCATAAAAACTGGTTTTCATTTTAATGTTTATGTCTGTAGTGTGCTCATTGATATGTATGCTAAGCATGGGGAGCTGGATACTGCCCTGAGAATTCTCAGACGACTCACTGCAGATGACGTCGTCTCATGGACAGCTATGATAGCCGGGTATGCACAGCATGATCTATTTTCTGAATCTCTGATACTTTTTGAAGAAATGCAAAGGCGAGGGATTCAGTCTGACAGCATAGGTTTTTCAAGTGCAATAAGTGCATGTGCTGGTATTCAAGCACTTCGTCAAGGAAGACAAATTCATGCTCAGTCGTGTGTCTTTGGTTATTCAGATGATCTTTCAGTTGGAAATGCACTTGTTACCCTTTACGCTAGATGTGGTAGAATACAGGAAGCGTACCGAGCATTTGAGGCAACTGATTCTAAAGATAATATGTCATGGAATGGATTGATATCTGGGTTTGCACAGAGTGGGTACTATGAGGAAGCACTGCAGGTATTTACTCGGATGAATAAAGCTGGAATAGAAGCTAACATGTTCACATTTGGCTCTGCAGTTAGCGCTGCTGCTAACTTAACAAATATAAAACAAGGGCAGCAGATTCATGCCACAATTATAAAAACTGGCAGCAATTCCGAAACAGAGGTTTCCAATGCGTTAATCACATTGTATTCAAAGTGTGGTAGCATTGATGATGCCAAGAGAGAGTTTTCTGAAATGCCTGAAAAAAATGAGATTTCTTGGAATGCCATGATCACTGGCTATTCTCAACATGGGCGTGGTATTGAATCAATACACCTATTTGAGCGGATGAAACAACTTGGTATAGCACCAAGCCATGTCACATTTGTGGGGGTACTTACAGCCTGTAGCCATATAGGCTTGGTAAATGAAGGGCTTGGCTACTTTGAATCCATGAGAAAAGAGCATGGGTTAGTGCCTAAGCCTGAACACTATGCTTGCGTTGTTGATCTTCTAGGTAGAGCTGGTTCTCTGAGCCGTGCCAGAAAGTTTATAGAGGAGATGCCAGTGAAACCAGATGCAATGATTTGGAGGACTCTTTTAAGTGCTTGCATAACTCGCAAGAACACTGAAATTGGAGAGTTTGCTGCCAACCATCTTCTAGAAGTGGAACCTGAAGACTCAGCAACGTACGTGCTGCTATCCAATATGTATGCAGTGTCAGGAATGTGGGATCGTAGGGATCAGACGAGGCAATTGATGAAGGAAAGGGGTGTGAAGAAAGAGCCCGGTCGTAGCTGGATTGAGGTCAAGAATTCAGTTCATGCCTTCTTTGTCGGTGACCGACTGCACCCACATGCAGATACGATTTATGAATTCTTAGGGGATTTGAATGAGCGAGCAGCTGAAATTGGTTATGTTGAGGATCGTTCCAACCTTTGGAATGATATAGAACAGAAGCAGAAGGATCCAACGGTATATATTCACAGTGAGAAATTGGCAATTTCTTTTGGCCTACTCAACTTATCTAATGCCGTTCCTATACGTGTAATGAAGAATCTTCGTGTTTGCAATGATTGCCATAATTGGATCAAGTACACGTCAAAGATTTGTAATCGAACTATCATAGTACGAGATGCTTATCGTTTTCATCATTTCAAAGATGGTGTTTGTTCTTGTAGAGATTACTGGTAA
- the LOC126593103 gene encoding TATA-box-binding protein 1-like → MGDQSGLEESQPVDLSIHPSGIVPTLQNIVSTVNLDCKLDLKQIALQARNAEYNPKRFAAVIMRIREPKTTALIFASGKMVCTGAKSEHQSKLAARKYARIIQKLGFNAKFKDFKIQNIVGSCDVKFPIRLEGLAYSHGAFSSYEPELFPGLIYRMKQPKIVLLIFVSGKIVITGAKVRDDTYKAFENIYPVLTEFRKVQQ, encoded by the exons ATGGGGGATCAAAGTGGATTAGAAGAGAGCCAACCTGTAGATCTTTCCATTCACCCCTCTGGCATCGTTCCCACTCTCCa GAATATCGTATCTACAGTTAACTTGGATTGTAAATTGGATCTTAAGCAAATTGCGTTGCAAGCTCGAAATGCAGAATACAACCCCAAG CGTTTTGCTGCTGTAATTATGAGAATAAGGGAGCCAAAAACTACAGCTTTGATTTTTGCCTCTGGGAAGATG GTATGCACAGGTGCAAAAAGTGAACATCAATCAAAACTGGCAGCGAGGAAG TATGCTCGAATCATTCAAAAGCTTGGGTTTAATGCTAAATttaag GATTTCAAGATTCAAAATATTGTTGGCTCCTGTGATGTTAAATTTCCGATAAGACTTGAGGGTCTTGCATACTCCCACGGTGCCTTTTCAAGT TATGAGCCAGAGCTTTTCCCAGGGCTGATATATCGAATGAAGCAGCCGAAGATTGTTCTTCTTATATTTGTGTCGGGGAAAATTGTTATTACGGGTGCAAAG GTGAGGGATGACACATACAAGGCCTTTGAAAACATATACCCTGTCCTTACAGAGTTCAGGAAGGTCCAGCAATG A
- the LOC126593102 gene encoding protein SINE1-like: MGKCQSVRMAYVSRAAFEALQTARRIAAGKGSKLEKAPGSASGSNFSWRDHSRKRNLSSASDHSPASMSSESQTLDSFAEYDSFVETPITMSCQCSRNSIYDCRSVNRKLWSHENGGVDVSLKDGFFSEIAQGSAYSNGYPGNPGINEFVKCEGDSNEEFTGSSKQILKMEYQEAPQLVLGLSEVSHSTQCGQHHLQYSEKACSLSSGTK; encoded by the exons aTGGGGAAGTGTCAGTCTGTTCGGATGGCTTATGTCTCAAGGGCTGCCTTTGAAGCTCTGCAAACGGCAAGGCGAATAGCTGCAGGTAAAGGTTCAAAACTTGAAAAGGCTCCTGGTTCGGCCAGTGGGTCAAATTTTAGTTGGAGAGACCATAGCAGGAAGCGAAACTTATCAAGTGCCAGCGACCATTCTCCTGCATCAATGTCATCCGAATCACAGACTCTAGATTCCTTTGCTGAATACGACTCATTTGTTGAGACACCTATAACAATGAGTTGTCAGTGTAGCCGAAACTCAATTTATGATTGTAGGAGTGTAAACCGGAAGCTTTGGAGTCATGAGAATGGAGGAGTTGATGTGTCTCTCAAGGATGGTTTCTTCTCGGAGATTGCTCAGGGTAGTGCCTACTCAAATGGATATCCAGGTAACCCTGGGATTAATGAATTCGTGAAATGTGAAggagatagcaatgaggaatttaCGGGTTCCAGCAAACAAATCCTAAAAATGGAGTATCAAGAAGCACCACAACTAGTCCTTGG ACTCTCAGAAGTCTCGCACTCCACTCAATGTGGACAGCATCATCTTCAATACTCCGAGAAGGCTTGTTCACTCTCTTCAGGAACCAAATAA
- the LOC126593098 gene encoding uncharacterized protein LOC126593098 isoform X1 — protein sequence MWCRMRLSLYSVVKQISKSSQNVFPPIPRHRFFLQDYNTLYPHLNKVDILTDVIGHLTAIQHLEPKQINQRVAYKCDIHIQNVRREQLTVTLWGDVAEEFCSSSVQALPLPIVVIFTSLKVKLYLDKIVMNSTDCSLLLFDPNIPEVNAYKSVFANCNEPVKILAPFSRQVNEAEILRTTKMFTIDEVAFLDLDLHKNDTFFCKACVKCFDTRYQWWYSAYANCVKQMHKDLTTGQLICQKHPNQIPTPWYKVNLVLEDHTNEINALIIGKSGEKLFGVPCKDLVLNQRLVDQQQLPNKLFKYSLFYFLQLGCFDSGEPKLHLVPSKIYSMVHQHM from the exons ATGTGGTGCCGCATGAGACTCAGCTTATATTCAGTGGTAAAACAAATTTCAAAAAGCTCTCAAAATGTGTTTCCACCTATTCCTCGACACCGGTTTTTCCTACAGGATTACAACACTCTTTATCCCCACTTGAACAAAGTTGACATTCTTACAg ATGTCATTGGTCATCTCACTGCAATACAACATTTAGAGCCAAAACAGATTAATCAAAGGGTAGCATACAAGTGTGATATACACATTCAAAATGTCAG AAGGGAACAACTCACTGTTACACTATGGGGAGACGTCGCTGAAGAATTTTGTTCTTCATCTGTCCAAGCACTGCCTCTCCCAATTGTTGTCATTTTTACAAGCTTAAAAGTGAAGCTTTATCTAG ATAAAATTGTGATGAACAGTACTGATTGCTCACTTCTCCTTTTTGATCCAAACATCCCAGAAGTTAATGCATACAAGTCGGT GTTTGCAAATTGTAACGAGCCTGTGAAAATATTGGCCCCCTTCTCCAGACAAGTAAATGAGGCTGAAATTTTACGTACAACCAAGATGTTCACAATTGATGAAGTCGCTTTTCTAGATCTTGATTTACACAAG AATGATACGTTTTTCTGTAAAGCGTGTGTCAAGTGTTTTGACACACGTTATCAATGGTGGTATAGTGCGTATGCCAACTGTGTAAAACAAATGCATAAAGACTTGACAACTGGACAGCTGATCTGCCAAAAGCATCCAAACCAAATTCCAACTCCTTG GTATAAAGTCAATTTGGTTCTTGAGGATCACACCAATGAAATCAATGCTCTCATAATTGGAAAATCTGGTGAAAAGCTTTTTGGTGTGCCATGTAAAGATTTAGTACTGAATCAAAGATTAGTTGACCAACAACAGTTACCAAACAAGTTATTTAAATatagtttgttttattttctgcaACTAGGTTGTTTTGACAGTGGAGAACCAAAACTTCATCTGGTGCCCTCAAAAATATACAGTATGGTTCATCAGCATATGTAA
- the LOC126593098 gene encoding uncharacterized protein LOC126593098 isoform X2: MWCRMRLSLYSVVKQISKSSQNVFPPIPRHRFFLQDYNTLYPHLNKVDILTDVIGHLTAIQHLEPKQINQRVAYKCDIHIQNVRREQLTVTLWGDVAEEFCSSSVQALPLPIVVIFTSLKVKLYLDKIVMNSTDCSLLLFDPNIPEVNAYKSVFANCNEPVKILAPFSRQVNEAEILRTTKMFTIDEVAFLDLDLHKNDTFFCKACVKCFDTRYQWWYSAYANCVKQMHKDLTTGQLICQKHPNQIPTPWYKVNLVLEDHTNEINALIIGKSGEKLFGVPCCFDSGEPKLHLVPSKIYSMVHQHM, encoded by the exons ATGTGGTGCCGCATGAGACTCAGCTTATATTCAGTGGTAAAACAAATTTCAAAAAGCTCTCAAAATGTGTTTCCACCTATTCCTCGACACCGGTTTTTCCTACAGGATTACAACACTCTTTATCCCCACTTGAACAAAGTTGACATTCTTACAg ATGTCATTGGTCATCTCACTGCAATACAACATTTAGAGCCAAAACAGATTAATCAAAGGGTAGCATACAAGTGTGATATACACATTCAAAATGTCAG AAGGGAACAACTCACTGTTACACTATGGGGAGACGTCGCTGAAGAATTTTGTTCTTCATCTGTCCAAGCACTGCCTCTCCCAATTGTTGTCATTTTTACAAGCTTAAAAGTGAAGCTTTATCTAG ATAAAATTGTGATGAACAGTACTGATTGCTCACTTCTCCTTTTTGATCCAAACATCCCAGAAGTTAATGCATACAAGTCGGT GTTTGCAAATTGTAACGAGCCTGTGAAAATATTGGCCCCCTTCTCCAGACAAGTAAATGAGGCTGAAATTTTACGTACAACCAAGATGTTCACAATTGATGAAGTCGCTTTTCTAGATCTTGATTTACACAAG AATGATACGTTTTTCTGTAAAGCGTGTGTCAAGTGTTTTGACACACGTTATCAATGGTGGTATAGTGCGTATGCCAACTGTGTAAAACAAATGCATAAAGACTTGACAACTGGACAGCTGATCTGCCAAAAGCATCCAAACCAAATTCCAACTCCTTG GTATAAAGTCAATTTGGTTCTTGAGGATCACACCAATGAAATCAATGCTCTCATAATTGGAAAATCTGGTGAAAAGCTTTTTGGTGTGCCAT GTTGTTTTGACAGTGGAGAACCAAAACTTCATCTGGTGCCCTCAAAAATATACAGTATGGTTCATCAGCATATGTAA